A window from Leptothermofonsia sichuanensis E412 encodes these proteins:
- a CDS encoding IS1 family transposase (programmed frameshift), which yields MVLEPIHCPVCDGIEVIKHGTTPDGKQRYFCQNSGCHRRTFILQYTYQGYLPEVKQQISDMAMNGSGIRDTARVLHISPTTVIEELKKDRQLKAVNELKLAELEPAQSIVKLCQWEDTEAEADEMWSFVQSKAQQRWLWHAIDHHSGKILAYVLATHQDEAFLQLKALLEPFGIMQFYTDGWGTYERQLDPSLHTVGKQNTQKIERKHLTLRTRLKRLARKTICFSKSILMHDIVIGLFINRYEFGFAI from the exons ATGGTATTAGAACCAATTCACTGCCCTGTGTGTGATGGGATTGAGGTGATCAAACACGGCACAACACCAGACGGCAAACAGCGCTACTTTTGTCAAAACTCAGGATGCCATCGGCGCACCTTTATTTTGCAATACACCTATCAAGGGTATCTGCCTGAAGTCAAGCAACAAATCAGCGATATGGCAATGAATGGGAGTGGGATTCGAGACACTGCCCGTGTCCTTCACATTAGTCCAACGACGGTGATTGAGGAATTA AAAAAAGATCGTCAACTCAAAGCCGTGAATGAACTCAAACTGGCTGAGTTGGAACCCGCTCAAAGCATCGTAAAGCTTTGCCAGTGGGAAGATACAGAGGCAGAAGCCGATGAAATGTGGAGTTTTGTCCAGTCTAAAGCCCAGCAACGTTGGTTATGGCATGCAATTGACCATCACAGTGGAAAAATATTAGCTTATGTGTTGGCGACGCATCAAGATGAAGCATTCCTCCAACTCAAAGCGTTATTAGAACCGTTTGGAATTATGCAGTTTTACACAGATGGTTGGGGAACCTATGAGCGGCAGCTTGACCCAAGTCTTCATACCGTTGGCAAACAGAACACGCAGAAGATTGAGCGTAAGCATTTGACTTTACGCACGCGCTTGAAGCGATTAGCTCGCAAAACTATTTGCTTTTCTAAGTCCATTCTGATGCATGACATTGTGATTGGGCTATTTATTAACCGTTATGAGTTTGGTTTTGCTATCTAA
- the psb35 gene encoding photosystem II assembly protein Psb35: MIEAIIMLNTWLYFATDVATVHKTPAISLGLALLVGFIAAVGLGSIAWYNSKRPLGWEDKGRPDIVPDIDN; encoded by the coding sequence TTGATTGAGGCGATCATCATGCTGAATACATGGCTTTATTTCGCGACAGATGTTGCGACTGTACATAAAACACCTGCCATTAGCCTGGGATTGGCTCTTTTGGTTGGGTTTATTGCAGCGGTTGGTTTGGGTTCTATCGCCTGGTACAACTCAAAGCGCCCCCTGGGTTGGGAAGATAAAGGACGGCCTGATATTGTTCCAGACATTGATAATTGA
- a CDS encoding Uma2 family endonuclease, translated as MTQSASQPDRILTLEEYLTYEDGTDNRYELVDGELVKMPPESLENCDVAMRLLFQLAKFLPLTWLSYKEIEIEVSGRRAKTRLPDLMVLGEECRHALEGKTRGTITRDMPPPLVAIEIVSPGHANEVRDYRYKRSEYAARGILSYWIVDPQQHKVTVLSLVEGLYEETVYQNGDRIICPILPDIQIRVTDILENPLS; from the coding sequence ATGACTCAGAGTGCCTCACAACCCGACAGGATTCTGACGCTTGAAGAATACCTGACCTATGAAGATGGCACCGATAACCGTTACGAGCTGGTGGACGGAGAGCTAGTCAAGATGCCTCCAGAGTCGCTTGAAAACTGTGATGTGGCAATGCGGCTCTTGTTTCAACTGGCGAAATTCTTACCCCTCACCTGGTTGAGCTACAAGGAGATCGAAATTGAAGTGAGCGGGCGACGGGCAAAAACAAGACTACCTGACCTGATGGTTTTAGGGGAAGAATGCCGCCATGCCCTGGAGGGTAAAACCCGAGGAACCATCACACGGGATATGCCTCCCCCATTAGTGGCGATCGAAATTGTCTCGCCAGGGCATGCCAACGAAGTGAGGGATTACCGCTACAAACGTTCCGAATATGCAGCCAGGGGGATCCTCTCCTACTGGATTGTGGATCCGCAGCAACATAAAGTAACCGTTTTATCGCTAGTAGAAGGATTGTACGAAGAAACCGTTTATCAAAACGGTGATAGAATTATCTGCCCTATCCTTCCAGATATTCAAATCAGGGTGACTGATATTCTAGAAAACCCACTGAGCTGA
- a CDS encoding glycoside hydrolase family 31 protein has translation MPQYFGKLPKIAQAWTTLEAVQSFEITERGICCYCSGSKLLITAVAPDLIRVRLAPGGDLLPRRSWAVNRDDAAWDEVAFEVEEGRAEIALKTQQLTVQITLDPCRIACFDRQGQRFAQDTDSGMGWSASGISTWKQIEPNEHFYGFGERTGLLDKRAEIKTNWTVDALDYTSLTDEMYQAIPFFMSLRPGLSYGVFLNSTFWSQFDLGATRSDIWQMHTRGPELDYYIIYGPQPAQVLRTYTALTGRMSLPPKWSLGYHQCRWSYESEAIVKGLAQEFRQRQIPCDAIHLDIDYMQGYRVFTWNRKRFPDPKALISNLSANGFHTVVIVDPGVKYEPEADYPIFDQGLEHDYFVRKADGELFHGYVWPEKAVFPDFLRADVREWWSKHHTTLTEAGVAGIWNDMNEPALDDRPFGENGNKIWFPMDAPQGPPGEQTIHAEVHNLYGLNMVQASCEALKQLRPEERSFVLTRSGFAGVQRWSAVWMGDNQSLWEHLEMSLPMLCNMGLSGVPFVGCDIGGFAGNATPEMFARWMQVGMLYPFMRSHSALHTDQHEPWAFGDRVESICREYIELRYRLLPYLYSLFWEATMTGAPILRPLLYHYPDDPYTYALHDQVFLGPFLMAAPIYRPGVEYRAVYLPAGTWYDWWSHEQFEGPTHILAHAPLERMPLYLKAGAIMPMQPVMQYVNQQPVTELTLKIAPGEGEWTFYEDDGHSFDYQTGAWAATTYRVYQEGKTVSVEVVRREGQWTPPERSITVVLVQGSEQPLNLVTKL, from the coding sequence ATGCCGCAATACTTCGGCAAACTGCCTAAAATTGCCCAGGCCTGGACAACTTTAGAAGCTGTGCAATCCTTTGAAATAACTGAGCGAGGCATTTGCTGTTACTGCTCAGGCTCTAAGTTGCTGATTACCGCAGTAGCCCCTGACCTGATCCGGGTACGCCTTGCACCCGGTGGAGACTTGCTTCCCCGCCGTTCATGGGCAGTCAACCGCGATGATGCTGCGTGGGATGAGGTGGCTTTTGAGGTAGAAGAGGGGCGGGCCGAGATCGCCCTGAAAACCCAACAATTGACCGTGCAAATTACTCTCGATCCCTGCCGGATTGCCTGTTTTGACAGGCAGGGACAGAGGTTTGCTCAAGATACCGACTCAGGCATGGGCTGGTCAGCCAGCGGAATCTCAACCTGGAAGCAAATTGAACCGAATGAACATTTTTATGGGTTTGGCGAACGCACCGGACTTCTCGATAAGCGCGCAGAAATTAAAACGAACTGGACTGTTGATGCCCTGGACTATACTTCGTTGACCGATGAGATGTATCAGGCAATTCCATTTTTTATGAGTTTGCGTCCTGGACTGAGTTACGGTGTTTTTCTGAATTCCACCTTCTGGAGCCAGTTTGATCTGGGTGCAACCAGGTCGGACATCTGGCAAATGCACACCCGTGGACCCGAACTGGACTACTACATCATCTACGGTCCTCAGCCAGCCCAGGTTTTAAGGACCTATACGGCCCTGACTGGACGAATGTCCCTGCCACCTAAATGGTCCCTGGGTTACCACCAGTGCCGTTGGAGTTATGAGTCTGAAGCGATTGTAAAAGGACTGGCACAGGAGTTTCGCCAGCGGCAGATCCCCTGCGATGCAATCCATCTCGACATTGACTACATGCAGGGATATCGCGTCTTCACCTGGAACCGCAAACGATTTCCTGATCCGAAAGCGTTGATTTCTAATTTGAGTGCAAATGGGTTTCACACAGTTGTCATTGTCGATCCAGGGGTGAAATATGAACCTGAAGCTGACTATCCCATTTTTGATCAGGGACTGGAACATGACTATTTTGTGCGAAAGGCGGATGGCGAGTTGTTTCATGGGTATGTGTGGCCCGAAAAAGCCGTCTTTCCCGACTTCTTGCGTGCAGATGTGCGGGAATGGTGGAGCAAGCACCATACAACACTGACAGAGGCAGGGGTGGCTGGTATCTGGAATGATATGAACGAGCCTGCCCTAGATGATCGCCCCTTCGGCGAGAATGGCAATAAAATCTGGTTTCCCATGGATGCCCCCCAGGGTCCTCCTGGTGAACAAACCATTCATGCCGAGGTCCATAACCTGTATGGGTTGAATATGGTGCAGGCTTCCTGTGAAGCACTGAAGCAGTTGCGACCGGAGGAGCGCTCCTTTGTGCTGACCCGATCCGGGTTTGCCGGGGTACAGCGCTGGTCTGCGGTGTGGATGGGGGATAACCAATCCCTGTGGGAGCATCTGGAAATGTCCCTGCCCATGTTGTGCAATATGGGGTTGTCAGGGGTTCCCTTTGTCGGGTGCGACATTGGCGGGTTTGCCGGAAATGCCACCCCGGAGATGTTTGCCCGCTGGATGCAGGTCGGAATGCTGTATCCCTTTATGCGCAGTCACTCCGCCCTCCATACCGACCAGCATGAACCCTGGGCGTTTGGCGATCGCGTCGAGTCCATCTGCCGGGAATACATTGAACTACGCTACCGTCTTCTGCCTTACCTTTACAGCCTGTTCTGGGAAGCCACAATGACAGGCGCACCCATTTTGCGTCCTCTGCTATATCACTATCCTGACGACCCTTATACCTACGCACTTCATGACCAGGTATTTCTGGGTCCGTTTTTAATGGCAGCTCCCATTTACCGCCCCGGTGTTGAATACCGGGCAGTCTATCTCCCAGCCGGAACCTGGTATGACTGGTGGAGCCATGAGCAATTTGAGGGACCCACTCATATTCTGGCCCACGCTCCTCTGGAACGAATGCCCCTGTATCTCAAGGCAGGAGCCATCATGCCAATGCAACCTGTCATGCAGTATGTAAACCAGCAGCCTGTGACCGAACTGACATTAAAAATAGCCCCTGGCGAAGGGGAATGGACTTTTTACGAAGATGATGGTCACAGTTTTGATTACCAGACAGGTGCCTGGGCAGCGACCACTTACCGGGTATATCAGGAAGGTAAAACTGTGTCCGTGGAAGTTGTGCGGCGTGAAGGGCAGTGGACTCCACCAGAGCGAAGCATCACAGTAGTCCTGGTACAGGGTTCAGAGCAACCGTTGAATTTAGTCACAAAACTTTAG
- a CDS encoding pentapeptide repeat-containing protein, which translates to MALSYRPAMTNQNYANQILHNRSFKGLDLTGADFRGSDLRGCDFTGSILVGANFEGVRTGQSQRQVKTAIAAAMVGPAIIIGLCLSVVQIPISIFGDRFYQGFDFLLKGLPLLVLFLEVFFRDRIVRQFPRTTNLMGVVSVAALFQIMVVLTIGLFVAGLSGNGAGIPGFFLLLASGISGVVTYRIFQWVRQSIGSSCGTSFRKANLTDANLSHAVIQNTDFCFAVLTAVCIYQWRVKRHTDFFQIYCEYLYLEPAHQNRHPADGKFRPGEIEPFLMEIEGQNHTQDLGGF; encoded by the coding sequence ATGGCACTCTCCTATCGACCTGCAATGACGAATCAGAACTATGCCAACCAGATTTTGCACAATCGTTCCTTCAAGGGACTGGATCTGACAGGGGCAGATTTTAGGGGATCGGATCTGCGCGGATGTGACTTCACAGGTTCGATTCTGGTTGGAGCGAATTTTGAAGGAGTAAGGACCGGGCAGAGCCAGCGGCAGGTGAAGACCGCGATCGCGGCTGCAATGGTCGGTCCTGCTATCATTATCGGCCTGTGCCTGTCTGTGGTTCAGATTCCGATTAGCATTTTTGGCGATCGCTTTTATCAAGGATTCGATTTCTTACTGAAAGGGCTGCCACTACTGGTTTTATTTCTCGAGGTCTTCTTTCGAGATAGAATTGTCCGGCAATTTCCAAGAACCACAAACTTGATGGGCGTTGTGTCGGTTGCCGCCCTGTTTCAAATCATGGTTGTCCTGACAATTGGGCTTTTCGTTGCCGGTTTGTCCGGTAATGGGGCTGGGATACCAGGATTTTTTCTTTTATTGGCATCTGGCATTTCTGGGGTCGTGACTTACCGTATCTTTCAGTGGGTGCGCCAGTCGATCGGAAGCAGTTGTGGAACTTCTTTTAGAAAAGCAAACTTAACCGATGCCAATCTGAGTCATGCAGTAATTCAAAATACAGATTTTTGCTTTGCGGTATTAACCGCCGTCTGTATCTACCAGTGGAGGGTAAAGCGGCATACAGATTTTTTTCAAATTTACTGCGAGTACCTTTACCTTGAGCCAGCACACCAGAATCGTCACCCTGCCGATGGGAAGTTTCGACCGGGTGAGATAGAACCATTTTTAATGGAAATTGAGGGACAAAACCACACCCAAGACCTCGGAGGTTTCTAA
- a CDS encoding sugar phosphate nucleotidyltransferase: protein MGFQQFDESGQVDEYLILSGDHLYRMDYADFVRRHRETTVIW from the coding sequence TTGGGATTCCAGCAGTTCGACGAGAGTGGGCAGGTGGATGAGTACCTGATTTTATCAGGGGACCATCTCTACCGCATGGACTATGCCGATTTTGTCCGCCGTCACCGGGAAACAACGGTGATTTGGTGA